In Anthocerotibacter panamensis C109, the sequence GGAGTCATGAGCACTGGCGCACGGTATTGGAATTCTCTGCGGCTTTGGCACACGGTTTTGGCCCTGGGCGGAATTGGGGTCACAGGCTTTTTGACCTATGAAAAATTTACGGCAGGTACAGGGCTGGTCTGTGGTCCCGGTGGGGGATGCAGCGTGGTCTTGAGCAGTCCCTATGCCAGCGTTGGGCCACTCCCTCTCACGGTGTTTGGGTTGGGACTCTATGGGTCGGTCTTAGTCCTCGCGCTGTGGTCGCCGAACCGTCTTCCCTGGGCGGGGGTGGGTCTATGGGTGCTTGCAAACCTAGGGGCGGGATTTAGTGGCTATCTGATGTCCTTATTGGCCTTCGAGATCCGGGCTTTTTGTCCTTACTGCCTTGCCTCTGCCATGCTCTTGGCGACGCTTTGGCTGACACAGCTCATCACCCAAAAAGAATGCCGTAGCCCCCGCGGGCTAATACTTGGGTTCACGGTTATCAGCTTGGTGGCTTTGGGGGCTTTGGGGCTCCATGAGGTCCAAAAAAATGCTCCGCCTCCGGTCCCGGCGGACTACGGTATTCGCAGTCAATAACTGTAGCTCATCGCGCCTCTGCGTGCATACTAGAACATGTGACAATTTTGAGCTGCTCACATGATGCTAGTCACATGATGCTAGCCTCTAAGGAGCTGTTCGGCGTAGCGCAGCGCTTCATTCACTTGGTCTAGAGGAATGCCCCCCGCTTGCGCCAGATTGGGCCGTCCCCCACCGCGTGCTCCAAAATTCCCGGCCACTTGCCCGATAAATTTTCCGGCGTTCTGGCCTGCTTTGACTAGGGCCGGACTGAAGGCGACCACGAAGGTGACTTTGCCCTCAGCAGCAGAAGCAAGCACCACAGCGCCTTCGCCCAACTTTTGTAGTAGGCGTTCGGCAGCACCCTTGAGCGCATCGGGGTTGGTGTCGGGGATTTGGGCGGTGAGGATCTTTTTATCTCCTACGTCGTGGGCTTGGTCGGCAAGCGCCATGACCCGCGTGAGGGCGAGTTCTGAGCGCAGTTGCTCCACTTCTTTTTGGGTGCGCTTCAATTCGCCTTGGAGGGTAGCGACGCGCCCCGGAACTTCCTCGACGGTGACTTTGAATTCGTTGCTCAATTGTCGGGTGATGCGGTCGCGGGTCTTGAGGTAGTCCAGGACTGCCGCTCCCGCCACCGCCTCGATCCTACGCACGCCGGTTGCTACGCCAGTCTCCGTCATGATTTTAAACAAGCCGATCTCGGCGGTGTTGCGCACATGGGTCCCGCCGCACAGTTCCATGCTCACACCGGGTACATCGATCACGCGCACTTCTGCTCCGTATTTCTCCCCAAACATAGCGACCGCCCCCCGGTGCTTAGCTTCGGCAATGGGCATGACCTCGACCTGTAGGGTATGGGCCTCAGCGACCCAGCGGTTGACCAAGGTCTCGGTCGCTTCTACTTCGGTTTCGGTGAGGGCACGTGGGCAGTTGAAGTCAAAGCGTAAGCGGTCAAAGGCGACGAGCGAACCAGCCTGGGAAATATTGGGGTCTACGACTGCTTTGAGCGCAGCCTGCAACAGGTGGGTCGCGGTGTGATGTGCTTGAGCACGGCGACGCAGATCCTCATCCACCCGCGCCTCCAGCGTGTCTCCGAGGCGCACGGTCCCTTCCTCTACCTGCCCGCGATGGAAGATGAGGTCACCCTGTTTTTGTACATCCAAGATGCGGATTCGGCCTGAGGAACTGCTCAAGTAGCCCCGGTCCCCAATCTGCCCCCCGGACTCGGCATAGAAGGGCGACCTGTCAAGGACAACACGGACTTCAGCCCCGGCAGCAACCTGCGCCACAGGCTGCTCCTCTGCCAGTAAGCTCAAGACCAATCCAGTGCCATAGGTCTGAAGATAGCCTAGAAAGGTAGTCTGCCCTAGTTCCGCCAACTCCGCCAGAACTCCGCCCTGCGTAAGATCAATGGTCTGGTGTGCCGATTGTGAGCGTTCGACCGCCTCTTGCATCGTCTCCCGGTAGCCGGTCCAATCCACGGGAATTCCTTGCTCCTGCGCTACTTCTTCGGTCAATTCAGGCGGGAAGCCGTAGGTGTCATAGAGCTTGAAGAGCGCCTGACCGGAGATCTGCTCGGGGCACTCAGCCAGGATTTGCCCCAGCATCCGCTCGCCCGTCTCCAGCGTCTTGCGGAATTTATTTTCCTCCTGCAAGAGCACTTGCTGGACCCAATGAGCTTTCTCGACTAGGGCCGGATAGGCTTCAGTGTAGAGGTCCACCACCACGTCAGCGAGGATGGGGGTAAAGACTCCGCGGATGTCGAGCAGGCGTCCATAGCGGATAGCGCGGCGGATTAGACGGCGTAGGATGTAGCCCCGGCCCAGGTTTGAGGGAATCAGTCCGTCCCCAATCAGGTGGACTACAGCGCGGATGTGGTCGCCGATGACCTTGAGGTGGCGCTTTTGCTCGGCGCTGGCCTGATAATAATCCAGACTACAGAGTTCGGCGGCTTTTGCCAGAATTGGGAAGACCAAATCGGTCTCATAATTGTTAGGGACGCCCTGAAGCACTTGCGCCAGACGCTCCAAACCCAAACCCGTATCGATATTCTGCTGGGCTAAGGGGGTCAGAACGCCCTGAGCGTCCCGATTGTACTGCATAAAGACGAGGTTGTAGATCTCCAGAAAGCGCGTATCGTCGTCGAGGTCAATCCCGGTCTCGCCCAACTCAGGATGGAAGTCGAAGTAAATCTCCGAACAAGGACCGCACGGACCCGTTGGACCGGAGACCCAGAAGTTAGAGTCCTCGCCCATGCGCTGAATGCGATGCGGGGGGATTCCTACTGCGTTGTGCCACAGAGCAAAAGCCTCGTCATCTTCCTCGTACACGCTCACCCAAAGCTGTTCGCAAGGCAGGTTATAGACTTGAGTCAAGAGTTCCCAAGCCCAGGTGATAGCGTCTTTTTTAAAATAATCGCCAAAAGAAAAATTCCCCAACATCTCAAAAAACGTATGGTGGCGCGCGGTACGGCCCACGTTCTCGATGTCGTTGGTGCGCACGCACTTTTGGGCGGTGGTGACGCGGGGGGCGGGGCGCTCTTGCTGACCCAAAAAAATGGGTTTGAAGGGCAACATCCCGGCGATGGTCAACAACACGGTCGGGTCTTCGGGGATGAGCGAAGCACTCGGCAGCGGCATATGCCCCCGTGCTTGGTAAAAATCCAAGAACGCCCTACGAATTTGTGCTCCAGCAAGGTAAGTCAGCACTTCACAGCCCCACGGCAACGCTTATCTATTCTAAGTGCTGGTCCGTTATCTTCTCAAATCATGGCAATCCGACTGAGCAGGGAACCACTGTTTACTAGAGGCTGGCTGCGCTGGCTCATGACTTGACCGGAGATAGACGCGGTGACTTGCTGTAGGACGAGACCGGTGAGGGGGTCGATGACTTCTCCGAGGGGTTGGTAGCGGCGGACTTGTTCTCCGAGGGCGACTAAAGGGAGCCACAGCCCTGCTCGTTCGGCAAAGACCAAACGCAGGCTACGCACTTGGTGAATGGGCGAACGGGGACGCAGTTCAGGACCGCGCAAGATCCCCAAATGAAGCGCTAGTCGGAGAATACCTTCTTGCAAGATCTCGCATAGCTGGGGGTCCAACTGCTGGGCACGACCTGCTGCTAGCACCAAGCTATCCACCCCGATGTACTGTAGCGTCGTACTCAAGGTTCCCTGACGCACCCCCACCACTTCCATGTCCCGCGACTGTGCCACTTCTCGCAAGGAGCGCACCCAAGCCAAGGGAAGCCCCGCCGCCAGACAGGTCTGCACAAGATGGGGATGGTCGCTAAAAGAACGCACCTGCGGCCATTCAGCCATCGCCCCGCCGCTGTGGATGTCCACACAGAGCTGAGAAGGACGCACCGCCTCAAAAATGAGATGGGCCAACCGCTGCGTCGCTTCGCCAGCCACATATCCGGGAAAGAGACGATTCAAATCAGTGTGGTCCACGGGCCAAGTGCGCTCCCCGACCGTGAGCGCCAATGCATTGGCAGCAGGCAACAAGCGGATGCGACCTTGGAGGTGGTAGGGCGTCTGCTTTTCTTCTACCAGCCGCAAAAATCTGGCAAGACGAGCACAGACCCCAAGTCCGTTATATTCATCCCCATGCACGCCACTCACCACACTGAGCAGGGCAGAGCCCTTCCCAAACTCCAACTGCTGGAGATGTACCTGACCTCCCATTGGAAGGGCAATTTGACCGACGGTATACTGGTCCACGAAAAGAGCTGTATTTGAAGTTAATTCTAGATTTTGTTGATTTTATCTCCAGAAACTGTAGCTATTTCTCCAGTATTTGGGTGGTTAGATCTGTTGCAAGTAGCCCCGCCCGCTGCTGGGGTCCAGGATCATCCGAAAATTGCGCAGGAAGTTATATCCCAATAACCCATCAAAACCCCGCTGACCAATCGCCCCATCCAGGACCATGGCTGCGACATTGTGGGCGCTCAAATCGCCGATGGTCAGGGTATCGATGCGAACGAGCCGCGCAGCTACTGTCTTCCCATCCGCGACCGTGGCACTGGACCGCCCCTGTTCCGGCAAATCGAGGGCACTCACAATCCGGTTAGAGAGGTTGGTGGTAGTCGCTCCGGTGTCCAGAAGCAAATTCACCGGGGTGCCATTGATGGTGACTTGGATTGGGACCTTGAAACGGCGAGGATTATAAGGGAAGTCAGTGTAGGTCCCGGCGGGCTCCCAGCGCTCACTTTGGGGGTCCTGGAGAATAAATTGATTGCTCGGGGCATCCAGAATGATGCGATAGCGCCCCAGTACATCCATGCCCAGCAGATTGACCCCCCCCACCTTTGCTGAGGCATAGGGAAGGGTAAAGCTACCCAGTTGGATATCGTGCAAGCGGGCGACCCGACTGGTCACCGTCCGCCCGTCTGCCAAGCGGGAGCGGGCATATTCAGCTTCGGATTGATCCAGGTTCAACAGGGCAAACGTCTCCTCTGTGACCACACTCCCACTGGCTCCGGTATCCACGATAAACGTAACCGTTTGACCGCTGATCACAGCGGTCGCTTTGGCCTGCAAGCGCCCCGGCTCCAAGGGAATACTCACCTCAGCATGGGCGGCTAACCCACCCCAGACTAGAAGTCCCAAGCTCCCCAGCACCACGCGCCGCTGCATCCGCTCATCCCCTATAGCTATCTCAATTCAGTGTACATTTCAGCGGCGGGTAGCTCAGCGGCGGGTAGCTCAGCGGCGGGTAGCCGGTCGAACTACCAGGGGCACATTGCACAGCTCCACGTACCCCGCCGGGACTTTGTACCAATTGTCTTGCCGATTGCGCCGTGATGCGACCAAGGCCGTAAAAGTCGATGTGTCAGTGCGGAGTACCTCCAAGTTAGTGCGTGCTGACACATCCGCAGCCAAGCGCACGGATTGGATCGGCACACGCTGTTGGGGCTTTTCGTAAAACCCAAGGGCACCCGTGCCGCGCGGCAGGGCAGAGAGTAACTCGATACCCTGTACCACACGCCCGACTAGCGTAATGTTGCGGTCCAGATGGCGCGGTGCATTGCCAATCACAGCATACAGTTCAGTGCCACCCCCGGAGTCTGGATCGTTATCGCGGCCCACCCCTACCATTCCATAGCAATGAGCCAGCCACGCCCGACCTGTCTTGGGGTCACGTGCGGCAGGGAAGCCATCCGAAAAACCCACCTCAGGCGCGTAGCCATCGGCGTCAGGCAGTCGCGTAAAGGGCAGGTCTTGGGTTAGCGCGATGGTGAACTCAGCGGTCAAAGTACGCTGAGCCTTCTTGACGGGGCGCTGTTTGTCCTTGTCATCCGCATCGGGATCACCCCACTGCACCACGTAGTTATCCTGTACCCGAAGGACCGCAAGACCATCGAAATAGCCCTCGCGCACCAATGCTTTGATATTGGCGGTATGGTGCGGGGCAAAAGCAGGCTTTAACTCAATCACCACACGCCCTGTAGCCAGCTCCAGATAGAGGGTGTTTTCTGGATCTAGAGGCCGCCAGTCGGAAGGCTGCGACGCTGCCAACACATCGGCCATAGTGAGCGGTTTGACGGGTGCTGCGACTCCGGGAGCCATCAGACCCAAGCCCAAGCCGAAGGCTAAGAACTGCCCTACGCCACGATGACCGACTTGGCGCAGCAGCAATTTAAGATCATTGGGCTTCACAAAGGGCTCCCTGTCGCGTGGCTACGGTTGGCGTGTGTCCATAGTGCCATCAAACCCATGGAGTGGTCAGAATTCGCAGGACTATACGCTCGAACTTTTCATATTCAATGCGCACAGAGCATTTCAAAAAATGGCCCTGACAGGATTCGAACCTGTGACCTAAGCGTTAGGAGTGCCTCGCTCTATCCCCTGAGCTACAGAGCCATAGCGCTTATTATATCGCCCCAGGGCTTTATTCTGCCCCACTCAGAGCACCCGTCCCAAGGTCAAACCCGTCCACGCACACCCCAATCCCCCCACCACTGTCCCCAACAAATAAATCCATCCCAAGCCCACAGCCCCCCGCTCATAGAGCACCAGCGCCTCGACACTGAACGTACTGAACGTCGTGAAGCCCCCACAAAGCCCCGTTGTCAACAATAGGCGCGTATTGAGCGAGAAGGGCACGCCCTCATTGAGCCCCAACAAGAGCCCCAACAGCAGCGAGCCCACCCAATTGATCAAGAGCGTCGCCACCGGGAAATCAGCCCCGAAAACCTTCACCGACCATAGCCCCAGCCCAAAGCGCAGCACCGAACCCACACCCCCACCGAACATCACAGCAAGTAGGGGCAAGAGAATCTTCGGCATAGACCTATCCTGTTGGGATGAAAGATACAGCATCAGGCGCAGATCAAACTTAACCTACGCCCTGACGAAAAACGCTTAGAACAGGCGTTGGCCCTTCTTCGACAAGGTGAAGAGGAAAAACACGATCCCACCGATGAAGAGCGCTACGACCCCGAGCCACACAAAAAACATCCATGGTGCCAGTGTCATCGCAACCTCAAACCAAATCCCGACCCCTAAATAGTATGCTAAGTAGAGAAAAACGGTGCATGAGGTTGATTGTGACCCAAGAAAGCGCTTGGTACATCCATCAGCTAGCAGACCAGACCTGTCAGATAACGCCCGAAGCCCGACCCGAAGGCGTCCTTCAGATTTGGGGACCTTTTGACACGCAGGGAGAAGCCATCGCCCGCCGCATCGGGCTGATCCGCTCCGGCAAGTGCCAGCCCCTCATCCCCAGACACCCTGCATGAATAAATCCTGCTAACTGACCCAGCGCACCGCAACAAAATGGGCCGGACGTCCCCACCAATCTTTTTGGGGTGTGACACTAAGGACTTCCAGATTGCGCGGGATAGCCGTCGTGATATGGCGTTGGGCTAGACTCCCCAGGGATTGAGCCATCACCGAAGCCCCATAGACCGCAAGCCCCATACCCATCAGTTGCGAGAGTGGACGGCGCGGCAGGAGGCTCCCCAAACCCAGGGACAGCCCAAGGGTGAGGAGCATTCCTACCGAAAGGTTGGTGCCACAGCGCGGGTGGACCGCCAGGGATTCCTCCCCCTGACCGAAGCGCACTAACGCCTGTCGCGCGGCTGCTTCTAGCGCCAGGGTTTCCACGGGGCCATAGATGTAAAATCCCCGGTCGGTGGAAGTGCCCCCCAAGGTCAAGCGCGGATTGAGTTCTGAGAGGACCCAGACGGTGCCGTGCTCCAGGCCATGACACTGACGCAGAGCTTCCAGATTGAAAAAGGAAGTGGGAGCGGGGCGGGTAGCCGTGGATGAACTGGTCATAGGATCACCGTGGATTAGGGCGCGGATTCCTGCTCGATGTCTGCAATCAGTTTATCCAACTGGGTTGCTGTGATTTGATAAATCTCGTTACAGAAGTGGCAGGTGGCTTCAGCCCCGTTGTCTTGGGCGATCATATCCTCTAGTTCAGCGGTCCCGAGCATTTTGAGCGCACCCAAGACCCGCTCGGCGGAGCAGTTGCAATTAAAACGCAGGAGTTTTACTTCCGAGAAAAACTCCAACTCTTGCTCCCCCAAAATCTCTTCTAAAATCGTCGTGAGCCCCTTGCCCGCCCGTAGGTAGGTGGTGATGCCTTGGACCGTGGTGAGCCGTTCCTCCAGCCACTGAGCCAATTCTTCCTGGTCTTCCGAGGGCAACAGTTGAATCAGGATGCCTCCAGACGCCTCGACCCCCTGAGCGCTGACAAAGACCCCCAACAGCGCCGCCGAAGCCGTCTGTTCTGAAGAGGCCAAGTACTGGGTGATATCATCGCCAATTTCACCGGAGACCAGCTCCACAGTTCCCGAATAGGGATAGCCGTAGCCCAGGTCTTTCACCACATGGAGATAGCCGGTGCTCCCGACAGCTTTGCCCACATCCAGCTTACCCAAGGCATTGGGAGGAAGTTCAATGGAGGGATTCTTCACATAGCCGCGCACGGTCCCATCCGCCCCGGCATCCACAAAAATGCCCCCCAGCGGACCATCTCCCAGGACCCGGACGTTGACCCTTGCCTCTTCAGACTTGAGGCTACAGCTCAAAAGCAGTCCGGCGGTCATGGTCCGGCCTAAAGCCGCAGTCGCAACCTTGGAGAGGCGATGACGGACACGGGCCTCCTCCACCAGCCGGGTACTGAGGATACCAATAGCCTGTATCCGCCCCTGGGCTGCGGTCGCGCGAATTAACTGATCTGCCATGAGGGTTCTCAATGCATCCTTGACTATTCTGCCATCCTGCCTGAGAAACCTCCTAATGCCCATAGGTCCGGGAGTATTTCCACAGGTGCTCAACTATGGCGACTCTAGCGAGATAGACTTAGAGGAGCGACACCTACACAAGATTTGGGGCATAATTTGGTGTTGACAGACATTCAAGCCCAAGCTATCCAGCGCCTGCCCCGCACGACCCATGTCTGGCAAGGGGACTTGCGTGCTCTGGATTCCCTGGCCTCCGTACGCGGCATTGATGGAGGCTTGACGGGGGTGTTCTGGATCGACGAAGCAACGGCAGCCCCACGGTCGGTTCATCCTTGTGTAGTCACCCATGACCATCAAAAGCCTCCTCTTATCTTGGAGGGGTTGATTGAAGCGCTCCTGAGTCCGATTCAGGGAAATCCCGTCCGCCCCAGGCAGTTGGTGGTCTGCCGCCGCGAGTACCAATTCTATTTGCGCGGCGTCCTCCAAAACTTTGATATTCAGGTGGAGTACCGGCCCCAATTGCCCTTGATGGATGAGGTTCTGGTCTTTTTGGCCGAGCAGATGGGCGGGGGGCGTCGCTTTTTGCCCAGGATTCCTGACGATCTGCCCGAGGACCAAGTCCTCAGACCCCAGGACTATGCCCGACTGAGAGACCTGTACCAGCAAACTGTGGCCCTTTGGCGGCGTGCCCCCTGGAACTACCTTGCCGAGAGGCCGCCCCTTGTCATCACCCTCAACCAATGGGGTATCAAGACGCTCCAAGCGAGCATCTTGGGTGCGACTGAACTGCAAGTGGGCGTGGTCTTTTATTACAACCGCGCGGACTGCGACAACCGCACTCCCCACGACGACGGTATTGGTTTGCGTTCCTACGATGCCCTCTACCTACATTTTCAGCCGGAGGAAGAGGTCTCGCTATCGTTAGTTGAGCTCTACCAAACCCATCACTGGCCGCAGCCCAACCAAAACACTTTTGTGGAGGTGGGTCGTGTGGTCAAAGGACAGGGTTTACGTCCTTTGGGCCGGACTGAAGTACTCATCGTCCAGACTGCCCTGAGTGCCCTCAACCTCTTCTTGAGCAAGCAGGGCCGCCGTCTGCGCGAACAGCCCAACCAGAAAACCACCTATACCTGTAGTGTGCCCCATCCGCAGGACGGGGGTAAACTCCCTATCTGGGTGGAATACGAGCCCTTGCCGGTGGCTCCATTGGAGCTGGTGCCCTGGAGCGGGCTGGTCCGCGACGACCTCTTCCCGGAAGGTATGTCCGTCCTCTACGAAGTCATTCCCTGGTCTACCGTCTCGATGCTAGAAGTCGTCGCCGGGGTCTCCCGTCCTGCGCCTCGGGATGTGCCGATGGGGACTTTGGGCTTCCCCGTGGTGATGCTTGCCCTCAAAACTCGAGCTGCGCAGAAGGTCTGTCAGCGCCTGCTGGACGAAAATTTCCTCGGGGTGGTCTTTGCACAGCAGATTGAGGGGGGAGAAGTCGTGGACTTTACGATGGTGACCACCCAGCGCGGGGGGGGCTATCTGGTGCTAGACATGGAGCATGAACGGGAGCACCGCGCCGAACTCCAAAAATTCCAGCAGGCACAACGGCTCTGTCAGGGAGGCCATGGACTGGTTATCATCAAGGACCGTCGGGGGTCTTCCTTTGACCCTGAAGATGTGGTCGGTATCTTTACATGCAATGGGGTGACGGACCTCGATTTACAGTTGTTGCAAGAGTCTTTCCCAGAGTAAAGCGGTGAACAGTACCCCCCTTGCGCCTTACTATCCGCCGCATCGTCTGGTTGAATTTGCCGGTTGGCAGATGCCTGTTTTCTTTGAAGGGGTGCTCAAGGAGCATCATGCGGTGCGTCAGGCGGTGGGTCTTTTTGACATCGCCCATATGGGTAAGTTTATCCTGAGCGCTCCTCTTGCTGAACTGGAGTCGCTGGTGCCCTCCTCTTTGGGCAAACTCCAGCCGGGGCAGGCTCAGTACACCCTCTTACTCAATGAAGCGGGGGGCATTCTGGATGATGTCATTTTTTACTATCTCGGTGGGGACCGATGGCGGGTCATTGTCAATGCCGCGACCCGAGCTAAAGATTTTGCCTGGATTCAGGGGCACCTCGCGCTGGGAAGGGTGCACGACGAGTCGGATGACTACATACTGTTAGCCCTTCAGGGACCTAAGGCTGGGCTTACGCTCCAGCAACTGTGTACCGAGGACTTGAGCACATGGGAGCGCTTTGGTCACGGGACAGCCACGATCCTGGGTCAGCCGGTCTGGCTAGCCCGAACGGGCTACACCGGGGAGGATGGCTTTGAAATCCTGCTGCCATCAACCGCAGGCATTACCCTGTGGCAAGAACTCCTCAGCCGGGGCTGCACCCCTTGCGGGTTGGGTTGTCGCGACAGTCTGCGCCTGGAGGCCGCTATGCACCTCTATGGACAGGACATGGACGAACAGACCAACCCTCTGGAAGCGGGGTTGGGTTGGGTTATCGGTAAAGAAAAGAGAGACTTTATTGGACGTGAAGCTCTGGAGCGGGCCAAAGAAAAGGGCCTCTCTTGTCGGCTGGTGGGTCTGCAAATGCAGGGGCGGGGTATTGCCCGTCATGGCTACGAAATTGTCAGCGCGGGAGAAGTGATAGGAGTGGTGACCAGTGGTGGCCCTTCCCCGACCCTCAACTGCAACATTGCGCTGGGTTATGTGCCCGCAGAACAGGCCAAATTGGGAACCCAACTAGCTATCCGCATCCGCAACCAAGAGGTACCTGCGGTGATTGTGAAGCGACCCTTTTACAAGCGGGACTAAGCGAGGCACCGGTCTTGCTGAGTCCTCTGCTCTAAGATGTCAATGAGTTTGGCACAAGCCCAGCCGTGGCTAGGAGAGCTTCGTCGTGGGAGCTCAGGAGCAGGTCAAAGCGTCTTCAGGGGGACCGGAGTCAGCCAGTGTTGGTATTGGGGGAGATGCCCATGGATGACTTTATCGAAGAGGTCCATCAGTTTTTGAGTGACCGGGCCCGGTTTGCCGGTACCGATGGGATGAAAATCAATTTGGGTCACCGGCGAGACCTCCGCCGCAGTACCGCAGAGCAGGACTTCATCCGCGATGTAGAGTTCGGTGCGGTCTACCGGGCGCTTCTCGATGGGGATACCCAACTCGGCACTCGCCAGGGTCATGATGGTGTCGCGGGTGATCCCTTCGAGGATATTGTCGGTGATACCGGGCGTGATGAGCGTGCCATTGCGGACAATCATCAGGTTCATAGCCGAGCCCTCAGCGACGTGTCCATCCTGATTGAGGACGATGGCGTCGTCAAACCCGGCTAGAGCAGCATCAGTCTTGGCAAGGGCGGTGTTGACGTAGGCTCCGTTTACCTTGGCGCGAGCGGGGATCATGTTGTCGTCGAGCCTGCGCCAGGAAGAAATGGTCAGATGTAGACCCTCTTTATTGAGGTAGGCTCCCATCGGCTCCGCAAAAAGGAGAAATTCATCGCGGGTATCGGGGACGACCAGAACCGGGCCAATGCGCGTGTCGGCCTTGTAGATAATGGGGCGTAGGTAGGTGTTGGTGCGAAATTGATTGCGCTGGAGAATTTCGACGCTGCGCTGGATCATGCCCGCTAAATCTTGGGGGGAATGGAGGCGCAGGATCTTAGCGCTGTTGAGAATGCGCTTGTAGTGGTCCTCGGCGCGGAAGATATACAGTAGGTCCTCGGCGGGCACCCAGTACGCCTTGATCCCTTCAAAGACCGCTGTGCCGTAGAGAAAGGCATGGGTGCGGATATCTAGAGTCGCTTCAGAAAGGGGGACAAAGGCCCCGCGCACAAAGGCTACGTCCATAGTTCTTCGATTCACACTAAGTTATGGTAACAGGCTCCCCGTCCCAAAGGACGGTAGGATACAGACAAATTGTCCCTGAGGGCAGAGGATGACCATTCGTTTTGGGACCGATGGCTGGCGGGCCATCATTGGCGACGATTTCACCTTCAGCAACCTACGTCAGGTGGCCCGAGTCAGTGCTCAGGTTCTAGCCAAGACCTATAGCGGTACCGGCATTTTGGTGGGGTATGACCACCGCTTTCTCTCGCCGGAATTTGCTCGAGCGGTCGCAGAAACTCTCGTGGCAGACGGGTTTGAGGTCTATCTAGCGGATCAGGCTTCGCCGACCCCAGCGATTAGTTGGGCCGTAAAAAAACGCGGTGCCTTGGGCGGCTTGATCATCACCGCTAGCCACAATCCGCCGCAGTGGTCCGGGCTCAAGGTGAAAGGAGCCTTTGGCGGCTCGGTCCCTGAAACGGTGACCCAGCAAATCGAACAGGGGCTCGACAGCGGTCTAGCGATTCCTAAGGGTAAGGGAACACTACAGTCTTTTGACCCCTGGGAACTCTATCTGGAACAACTGCGCACTCGGGTGGACCTAGAGGCGATTCGACAGACGCCCTTTACTGTTTTTCTGGACACCATGCATGGCTCGGGGGCGGGGGGGCTTACCCGGCTCGGGATACCGGTCCAAGCGTTGCGCGGTGAGCGTGACCCTCTTTTTGGCGGGGTGAGCCCAGAGCCGGTGGCAAAAAATCTAGCTCCAGCCTTCCGGGCGGTCAAAGCTGCCGCGCAACCTGCCGTGGTTTTAGTCTTTGACGGTGATGCTGACCGCATTGGAGCGGTCAACGGAGATGGAACCTACCTCAACTGCCAAGTCCTTATCCCGCTCCTCATCGACCATCTAGCCCGCACCCGAGGGGGTAGTGGCGCGGTGGTCAAGACTTTAAGCGGCTCGGATTTGTTCCGCCGGGTGGCCTTGGCTCGGGGTTTGCCTGTCTACGAAACAGCGATTGGCTTCAAGTACATCGCCGAGATCATGGAGTGCGAGCCCGTCTTATTAGGCGGCGAAGAATCAGGAGGCATCGGCTACCGCGACCACATGCCGGAGCGTGACGCCCTGCTGTCCGCCCTTTACCTGCTTGAGATCTTGGCGCACTCCCCGCAGTCACTGCTAGAGCGCTATCAGGATTTGTGTCGCGAATGCCAGTTCACTCCAGTCTATGACCGCATTGATGTCACGCTGCCCGATGAAACGTTTAAAGCACAACTCAA encodes:
- a CDS encoding phosphoglucomutase/phosphomannomutase family protein, with amino-acid sequence MTIRFGTDGWRAIIGDDFTFSNLRQVARVSAQVLAKTYSGTGILVGYDHRFLSPEFARAVAETLVADGFEVYLADQASPTPAISWAVKKRGALGGLIITASHNPPQWSGLKVKGAFGGSVPETVTQQIEQGLDSGLAIPKGKGTLQSFDPWELYLEQLRTRVDLEAIRQTPFTVFLDTMHGSGAGGLTRLGIPVQALRGERDPLFGGVSPEPVAKNLAPAFRAVKAAAQPAVVLVFDGDADRIGAVNGDGTYLNCQVLIPLLIDHLARTRGGSGAVVKTLSGSDLFRRVALARGLPVYETAIGFKYIAEIMECEPVLLGGEESGGIGYRDHMPERDALLSALYLLEILAHSPQSLLERYQDLCRECQFTPVYDRIDVTLPDETFKAQLKERLVTAPPLRVCGQEIQEHLTTDGHKFRLADDRWLLIRFSGTEPLLRLYCEGQSPAQVQETLLWAKQWALAVC